Below is a genomic region from Dehalococcoidales bacterium.
CACCCGCCATATCACCCTCCACCCACGACATTACGGTCTTGGAAGGCATACACCAATTCGTCAGTAAGGAGATAATCCCACGATTTTCGCGCTTCTTTTAGCATCCTATATGGGTCAAGGCAATCAATCATCTCCAACTCGCTTATACGGCAATGGGATCGCAACTTTCTCTACGCCCGGCTCGTTCCTTCTGCCCCGACACCATCCTGCTGACACGCATACGGAACATACAGATTTATCCAACAGCAGCCCTTCCCCCGGCCCGCATCCTAGCCCTGGACTGTCCCATGATGGTATACTCATACCAACCTGGATTGTAAGGGCTCCTGGATATGCCTCCTGATAAAAAGGAACGTCGCCCGTCGCGGCGAATACTGCACACATCGGACCTCCATCTGGACGAGCCGGGCAAGGATGCCTGTGGCTGTCTCGAAGCAGTGGTTGGTCTGGCCATTGAGCGGGATGTCGACCTGGTCATTGTTGCCGGTGACCTCTTCGACCACGGCAGGATAGGCGATGGGCTGGTCAGCTTCACCGTGGCACAGCTTCATCGTCTGCCAATGCCGGTGGTGGTCCTGCCCGGTAACCACGATTGCCTGGTTCCGGGCTCTGTCTTTGAGCGGGCCGATTTCCAGGAGAACGGCGGCAACATCCACCTGATTACGTCACCGGAGGGAGAAACGCTGGAGCTATCCGGTCTGGGGGTATCGGTGTGGGGAAAGTGCATCGATTCCCATGATGATGTCCGGCCGCTGGAAGGGGTCCCACAGCCGGATGGTGGCGGGCAGTGGAACGTCGCCGTTGCTCACGGCTACTATGTCAGTACCGACCCTCCACTGTTCCCCAGCTACCATATCACCGAGGACGAGATAGTCGCATCGGGCCGGGACTATATTGCCCTGGGGCACATCCCCGTATTCCGCTGCATTTGCCGTAAGCCGGTGATGGCGTATTACTGCGGTTCACCCACGGTGTCCGGTACGGTCGCCCTGGTGGAGCTTGATGACGAAGCCGGGGTGCAGGTCACTCCTGTTGAGCTTAAATAGAAGAAAGTGGGACCAGATATGAAGACGGATTTCAGCAAGCTGGAGAGGGCTTTCAATCCGCGGTGTGTAGCTGTCGTGGGAGACAAGGGTGAGAGCAACTACATGTGGCTGCGCGGGCAGAGCGAATTCAAGGGGAAGCTCTACTCCGTGCAGGTTGACCCCAAGGAGATACCGGGCATAGAGGCGCTGGGCATGAAGAACTTCACCAGCCTGATGGACATTCCGGAACCGGTGGACCTGGTGATTGTGGCTGTGCCCCGGCCGGTGGCTCCCCGGATACTGGCCGACTGCATTCGCAAGGACGTGGCGGCGGCCCATTTCTTCACCTCCGGGTTTGCCGAGACCGATACCGAGGAGGGTATCGGTCTGCAACGGACACTCACCGAGATGGCCGAAGAGGCTGACTTCCATCTCGTTGGTCCGAACTGCATGGGTATCTACAATCCGGCTGCGGGCATCAGGCAGACGCCGATGCAGCGTACCGGTTTCCAGGGTACGGTGGGATTCATCGCGCAGAGCGGCACGCATGCGATTGCCTTCTCCGAGGAGGCATACCAGCAGGGGGTCGAGATTAATAAGTCGGTCAGCTTCGGCAACGGCGTGGTGCTGGACTCTACCGACTACCTGGCATACTTCGGCAATGATGACGGCATCGAGGCAATCGGTATGTACCTGGAGGGGGTAAAGGATGGCCGGCGCTTTATGACGACACTGAAGGAGGTGGCCGCCCGCAAGCCGGTGGTCATCTGGAAGGGTGGGCGTACCGAGGAAGGCCACCGGGCGATTGCCTCTCACACCGGTTCACTGGCGGTGTCAATGGCTATCTGGGACGCCGCCGTAGAACAGTGCGGTGCGGTGAAGGTCAGGAGCATGGATGAGCTTGTCGATGCTCTGAAGGCGGTACAGTATCTGAAGCCGGTCTACGGGGACCGGGTGGGCATTACCGGTGGGTCAGGGGGGCAATCGGTAGCCATCGCCGATGTTTTTGCCGAAGCCGGATTGAAAGTCCCGGCACTCACCCAGGAGTCCTACGATGAGCTGGCGACCTTCTTCAGCCTGATAGGGGGCGGCTACCGCAACCCGATAGACACCGGTAACGTCAACCGCCGGGAGATGAAGCGAATAATGGAAATCCTGGAGCGGGATGATAACGTGGAC
It encodes:
- a CDS encoding CoA-binding protein; translated protein: MKTDFSKLERAFNPRCVAVVGDKGESNYMWLRGQSEFKGKLYSVQVDPKEIPGIEALGMKNFTSLMDIPEPVDLVIVAVPRPVAPRILADCIRKDVAAAHFFTSGFAETDTEEGIGLQRTLTEMAEEADFHLVGPNCMGIYNPAAGIRQTPMQRTGFQGTVGFIAQSGTHAIAFSEEAYQQGVEINKSVSFGNGVVLDSTDYLAYFGNDDGIEAIGMYLEGVKDGRRFMTTLKEVAARKPVVIWKGGRTEEGHRAIASHTGSLAVSMAIWDAAVEQCGAVKVRSMDELVDALKAVQYLKPVYGDRVGITGGSGGQSVAIADVFAEAGLKVPALTQESYDELATFFSLIGGGYRNPIDTGNVNRREMKRIMEILERDDNVDNLVLLTSAIPRMAGQTDRDTAMLAEIRQRTPKPVAVILGFQSPEAVQAAREVAQRFREGGIPTFVSLERGAKALKNALEYYVLKQRINA
- a CDS encoding metallophosphoesterase, whose product is MPPDKKERRPSRRILHTSDLHLDEPGKDACGCLEAVVGLAIERDVDLVIVAGDLFDHGRIGDGLVSFTVAQLHRLPMPVVVLPGNHDCLVPGSVFERADFQENGGNIHLITSPEGETLELSGLGVSVWGKCIDSHDDVRPLEGVPQPDGGGQWNVAVAHGYYVSTDPPLFPSYHITEDEIVASGRDYIALGHIPVFRCICRKPVMAYYCGSPTVSGTVALVELDDEAGVQVTPVELK